Proteins found in one Thermaerobacter subterraneus DSM 13965 genomic segment:
- a CDS encoding ABC transporter permease, with the protein MFPEALEFHVAPWIQHGLAWLVDRGGGFFHGISVAITRSLNTIEAGLLAVPWWVWIGGVLLAGWAITRRPLTALTLAALMLAIGAFGYWEAAIETLAMVIVAVALAVAIGLPLGIAMAESCRVHALVIPVLDAMQTMPSFVYLIPVMMLFQALGPVPGTLATVVYALPPVARLVDLGIRQVPADVQEAARAFGATRWQLLAQVRLPLALPSIMAGINQTTMMALAMVVIASMVGAGGVGEAVMRAIQRVDPGAGFESGFTIVALAIVMDRLSQGLARRWQVPRTG; encoded by the coding sequence TTGTTCCCTGAAGCGCTGGAATTCCACGTGGCGCCGTGGATCCAGCACGGCCTGGCCTGGCTGGTGGACCGCGGTGGCGGGTTCTTCCACGGCATCTCCGTGGCCATCACCCGCTCGCTGAACACCATCGAAGCCGGCCTTCTGGCCGTGCCCTGGTGGGTATGGATCGGCGGGGTGCTGCTGGCCGGCTGGGCCATCACCCGGCGGCCCCTGACCGCCCTCACCCTGGCGGCCCTGATGCTGGCCATCGGCGCCTTCGGCTACTGGGAGGCGGCCATCGAGACCCTGGCCATGGTGATCGTGGCCGTGGCGCTGGCGGTGGCCATCGGCCTGCCCCTGGGCATCGCTATGGCCGAGTCGTGCCGGGTCCACGCCCTGGTGATTCCCGTCCTGGACGCCATGCAGACCATGCCCAGCTTCGTGTACCTGATCCCGGTGATGATGCTGTTTCAAGCCCTGGGACCGGTCCCCGGGACGCTGGCCACGGTGGTCTACGCCCTGCCGCCCGTGGCGCGGCTGGTCGACCTGGGCATCCGGCAGGTACCCGCCGACGTGCAGGAAGCGGCCCGGGCCTTCGGCGCCACCCGCTGGCAGCTGCTGGCCCAGGTCCGGCTGCCCCTGGCCCTGCCCAGCATCATGGCCGGGATCAACCAGACCACCATGATGGCCCTGGCCATGGTGGTGATCGCCAGCATGGTCGGCGCAGGGGGCGTGGGCGAGGCCGTGATGCGGGCCATCCAGCGGGTCGACCCCGGCGCGGGGTTCGAATCGGGCTTCACCATCGTGGCCCTGGCCATCGTGATGGACCGGCTGTCCCAGGGACTGGCCCGGCGCTGGCAGGTGCCCCGCACCGGCTGA